From Lampris incognitus isolate fLamInc1 chromosome 13, fLamInc1.hap2, whole genome shotgun sequence, one genomic window encodes:
- the znf503 gene encoding zinc finger protein 503: MSTSPSVSALNTSTIFFAWGRSGSRNSSSASVHEPFLHAAPPSDPLRQASRLPIKVLKMLTARSGHILHPEYLQPLPSTPVSPIELDAKKSPLALLAQTCSQIGKPDPPPSSKLSSGTPNGSTDKESKSGPLKLSDIGVDDKSSFKPYSKPSDKKESSSGVSGGEKSGFRVPSATCQPFTPRTGSPNSSSSASPMPSEGKCGERDDKKDSDCNKNGSTDGSGTTSHSRISVSCGGINVEVNQHQETTPGSKTSSSSESPSVTSVSSASVLGSGLVAPVSPYKPGQTVFPLPPAGMTYPGSLAGAYAGYPQHFLPHGGSLVNAQLASSLGCSKAGSSPLAGASPPSIMSASLCRDPYCLSYHCASHLAGAASASCTHDSAAAAAANALKSGYPLMYPTHPLHGVHSTAPSFSGHPLYPYGFMLPNDPLPHVCNWVSANGPCDKRFSSSEELLNHLRTHTAFTGAEKLISGYPGSSSLASAAAAAMACHMHMPPSGAPGSPGTLALRSPHHALGLSSRYHPYSKSPLPTAGGPVPVPAATGPYYSPYALYGQRLTTASALGYQ; encoded by the exons ATGAGCACATCGCCCTCGGTGTCTGCCCTGAACACCAGTACTATTTTCTTCGCCTGGGGGAGAAGCGGTTCTCGGAATAGCAGCTCCGCGAGCGTCCACGAGCCCTTTCTCCACGCCGCACCTCCGTCTGACCCGCTACGACAAGCCAGCCGACTGCCCATCAAGGTTTTGAAGATGCTTACCGCACGATCGGGACACATTTTGCACCCAGAGTATCTGCAGCCTTTGCCTTCTACCCCGGTCAGCCCCATCGAG ctagaTGCCAAGAAAAGTCCGTTGGCACTGCTGGCGCAGACGTGCTCTCAAATCGGCAAGCCGGACCCGCCGCCTTCTTCCAAATTATCCTCCGGAACACCGAATGGATCTACTGACAAGGAATCTAAATCCGGCCCTTTGAAACTGAGTGACATCGGTGTGGATGACAAATCTAGCTTCAAACCCTATTCTAAACCCTCAGATAAAAAGGAGTCGTCGTCGGGCGTCTCGGGCGGAGAGAAGTCTGGTTTCCGAGTGCCGAGCGCCACCTGCCAGCCGTTCACGCCACGGACAGGCAGCCCCAACTCCAGCAGCTCTGCCTCTCCCATGCCGTCAGAGGGCAAATGCGGAGAGAGGGATGACAAGAAGGACTCCGATTGTAATAAGAACGGCTCGACGGACGGATCTGGCACCACTAGCCATAGCAGGATAAGCGTGAGTTGCGGTGGAATTAATGTGGAGGTCAACCAGCACCAAGAGACAACGCCTGGCTCCaaaacctcctcctcctcggaaTCGCCGTCTGTAACTTCCGTGTCCTCTGCGTCCGTTCTTGGGTCAGGACTTGTGGCACCAGTTTCCCCTTACAAGCCGGGGCAGACAGTTTTCCCCTTGCCTCCCGCTGGTATGACCTACCCGGGTAGTTTGGCTGGGGCGTATGCGGGTTACCCTCAACACTTCCTGCCCCACGGAGGGAGTTTGGTCAACGCACAGCTGGCTAGTTCTCTGGGATGCAGCAAGGCCGGATCGAGTCCTTTAGCTGGGGCCTCTCCaccctccatcatgtcagccagcctgTGCAGAGACCCTTACTGTCTAAGTTACCATTGTGCCAGTCACTTAGCGGGCGCAGCCAGCGCCTCCTGCACGCACGACTCCGCAGCCGCGGCGGCCGCTAACGCCCTCAAGTCCGGCTACCCACTTATGTATCCAACGCACCCCTTGCACGGCGTCCACTCCACGGCGCCGTCATTTAGCGGACACCCGCTGTACCCATACGGCTTCATGCTCCCCAACGACCCGCTCCCTCACGTTTGCAACTGGGTGTCGGCAAATGGACCATGCGACAAGCGTTTCTCCTCCTCGGAAGAGCTCCTGAATCACCTGAGGACGCACACCGCTTTTACCGGGGCCGAGAAGTTGATATCTGGTTACCCCGGCTCCTCTTCGTTAGCCAGCGCTGCAGCGGCAGCCATGGCCTGCCATATGCACATGCCGCCATCAGGAGCCCCCGGGAGCCCCGGGACGTTGGCGTTAAGGAGCCCGCACCACGCGTTAGGACTCAGCAGCCGTTACCACCCGTACTCCAAAAGCCCCCTACCCACTGCAGGGGGGCCCGTTCCTGTACCGGCGGCCACTGGCCCTTACTACTCTCCGTATGCACTGTATGGCCAGAGACTCACGACAGCGTCGGCTCTTGGATACCAGTGA